The window CTCAGCACAGCCAGGGACGCCAGCGCCAGCAGTTGCGGAATGCGAAATGGCCCCAGGACGGGAAACGCTTCGTGCAGGCGAAAGAATGAGAACAGAATAAAGCCCAAACAGACCAGGAACGGCGCTCTGAACACGCCTACCGCCGCCAATATTCCCAGGGGCGCCAGCCCCGCCAGCAATGGATGGGGTGAAAAGTAGAATCCCAAAGCCAACAGCGCCGCGCCGCCGGCGCCCAGCGTCAATTGATCGCGCTTGTTCAGGGCTTGCACGGCGCAGACTCTATAGACGCAGACACCAGACGCTGCTTACGCAACAAGGTCGCTCCGGCGCGGGCCAGCCCTACCCCGCCCACACATGCCGCCGCTACGAATTGATCCATCTGTATCAGCGCCGGGGTGAACACCGCAGCGCTCAACACGATGCTGAGATCGCGCCAGGGGTAGTTCAGTCGCAAGCGGCGCTGACTGGCGCAGACAAACACCGCGAAGCGTAAGGCGTATATCAATACGGCGGCGTACACTACGCCGAAGACGCCGCTGTGCGCCGCCGCAAGGGCGTATGCGGGAACGGCGACCACCGCGACCAGCACATTCAGCGCCGTGGGCAGACGGGTGTTCGTCTCCACATAACAGCCGACGTTCATCAGATGAGAGCACTGTTTCAAGCCCATGGCCAGGGCGAGCCAAGGCAACAACTGGGCGGCCATATCGTATTCAGGAGGCAGCAACCAGCGCAGCGCCCAAGGCCCCACACAGCCTGCGCCAATGGCCACAGACAACGCCATCATGGCGCCCGCCGCCGCGTAATGCGCATTCAGGGCGACGCCATCCGCGCGGCCCAACACGGTGAAGCGACGGGGGAACCACCAGAGCGTATAAGGCTCTATCGCCAGCGCCACCACCAACGCAAATTGAGCGGCTACGCCATATACCGCCAAATCTTCCGCACCGCCTAATCCCGCCAGCAGCCAACGCTCGGCGCCCTGGGTCAGGAAGATGCACAAACCGCCGCCGACCAGGGGCAAACCGTATTTCAGCAACGGCCTGGCCAGCGTCGCCGCAGCGGAAGGCGCGATATGACGGCTCTGCACCGCCAGAGCCGCCAGGGCCAACGCCGCATTGGACGCCAGCGCGCCCCACAACACCGCCTCCAGCCTCATGCCACGGCGCAACAACACATAAACCAACGCCGCGTGTAGACAAGCCTTGCCCACACTGAAACAAAAGAACCATTCCGCCCGGTCCTGCATGCGCATCCAGGCCAGGGGCACAGAAATAAATCCACTTAACGCCAACGCCGCCAGACACAAAGACAACTCCTGATCGCTGTAACTGGCTGGCAACCATTGATTCAACCAGGACGTCGCCGGACGCAACGCCGCAAACACGACGACGCCCGCCAGACAACTCAGGAAATAGGCGCTGCCGATCACTTTACGTCGCTGCTGCTCACTGGAGGCCATCCCCGCAAAACGATACATGGCGTCCACCACCCCCAGGCCGATCACCAGTCCGAGCAGGTTCATCAGCGTCAACAGGACATCAAGACGACCGTATTCATGGGGCGACAGGTAATGAGTGATCACCGGCAGCATCACGAAGCTGACGCCCTTCATCAGCACCAGCCCCAACCCGTAATACACCGCTTGTCTGAACAGCGACGACATGATTACAACCCTTGAATCGCCAGTGACAACAAACGGGCCTGGCGTACGGAGGAGTATTCCGCCACCACGCGTCTGCGGGCGTTCAGCACCATCTTCTGCAACGCCTGATCTGAAGTATCCAGCAGACGCTGAATCGCACAGGCCAGACTCTGGCTGTCTCCCGGGGCCGCCAGAAAACCGCAATCGGGCCGCACGATCTCCGCCGCCCCCATAAATTGCGTGGTCACCACTGGCAGCCCGACCGCCATGGCTTCCTTCAAGACCAACGGACCAGTATCCCGGTCGCCATTAGGCGCTTCGCAAAACGGCGCCGCCAGAGCGTGATAGCGGGTCATGGCGGCGCTGATCCACTCCGCTTCGCGGCCACCGAGAAATGACACCTGTTCCTGCAGCCCCAGGCTGTCGACCTGCGCCCGCAACGCGGAAGACAACAGCCCTTCGCCGACAATATCCAGACTGAGACGTTCCGCGGAGGGCATTGACGCCAACGCATCCAGTAAATGTCTCAGCCCCTTTTTCTCCGTCAGCCGCCCCACAAACAGAAGCCGGCCTCTCACTCCCAGGCCGTGCTGGTAGGGCAAACGCTCCAGCTCCACGCCGCAGGGAATGTTAATGATCTCGGCTCCGCCACCGGACAGGGAGCGAAACAGTCGCTCCATATCGCCGCAAACCGCCACGCTGAAATCCGCGCAAGACAACTTGAGGCGAAGGTCCGCCGGACTGACGTAAATATCGAAGCCATGGCCGACAAATGAGCAGGACACGCCTATCAACCGCGCCGCGGCGATCGCCACGGCAGCAGAGTGCAATGCGAAATGCGCGTGCAGATGACGGCATCCTCGATGTTGCGCCAGCGCCGCGACCTGGGCGGCCTGCAACAATAGCGAACGCGCGCGGATGCCATCCTGTCCCAACGCAAAACGGGCGCTGGGTCCCCAGCCGCGAAGATTCTTCAACCACGTGAGCCAGCCCTGCCGACGACTGCAATCGCCGACGTACAAGGCCGCCGCCGCCAATGCTTCGTCCCGGGGTTGTCCATCCTGCTGCGGATAAGATAACGAGATGGGCGTCACCTGATGCCCCAGGCGCTGCATCGCCCGCATTTCCACTCCCACAAAGGTTTCCGTGAGCACAGGAAATTGCGGCAATACATAGCCCACCGACTTCAGCGGCGCAGTCGCCGGCAAGTCCTGCGCGCCTCGACATATCGCGTTCATAGCCCGCCCTCCGCCGATCGACGGCCTGAGTTCAGATAACCCAGCACCATGTTCAGACCGCGCACATGCAACGCTGACGCATCCGTCAACAAGGCGTCGACGCCCCGTTTGAAATCTCCTTCGCTCAGTCCTTCCTGCAGCAGTGACGCGCGCATGGGCTCCACATTGTCCAGATCCAGCCAGGCGGTGTAGTCAAACACGCCACTGGACGCCTTGCCCCAACAAGGCTGACGTCCCAATCGGGCGGCCAGACCTGGATAGCGTTCCCGCCAGCGCAGACCCGAACGCAGGGGTCTGCCGGTTTTATCCCAGTCAACGCTGGCCAGCGACGGACTTAGTTTGGCGATAGCTTTGCGGTGAAACAGACTGCCCAGGCGCAGACGCACCGGCAGCGCGCCCAAGGTCTCAAGCACGTTGGGATGCAAAAAGGGGTGGCAGCGCTCGTAATCGTTGTCCAGCAGTTGTTGTCCAGACACCACCATGCGCCCGACCCGCTCCGCCAGATAGACGTTGTCCATCAGGTCCGCCGCGTCGGTCTCGCAATCGTGATAGCGATCCAGCATCATCTGAAAGCGCGCCTCCAGACGCCCCCCCAGCTCAGGGAATGCGCGAATAACCGGGTTGGCGAGCTTGCCGAATTCCTCGCGAATATATCGACGCGCATAAGGCAATAAGCGCGACGCCAGCCTGTCCACCGCCATCAGCGAGTAGCCCGGCGCGCCGCGGTCGTAATAAAAGGCCCGGAATGTCTCAGCGCCCGTGCCGGTGATGACAGTAAACCCCCGGGTCTGATCCAGCAGCGTTTCATCCGCCAAGGCGTGGCCATGCTGCACCGGGACCTCGCAACCGCCACGCAACGCAATGCGTTTCATGGACGTCCAGCGATCCGAGCCGCGCATATCGCCGGCGAAAAAAGGCAGTCCATGGGACTCCGCGATATCCCTGGCGATGCGCATGTCCGCCGAGTCGGGACAACCATAGCTGAACGCCACCGGCTTGTGTCCCAGCTTCAGCGCCGCCGCCAGAATTAACCGCGAGTCGAGGCCGCCGGACAGGGAAACCGCCACCCGTGGGCTCGACTGAAAACACTTGTCCACCGCGCCGACAAAAGCGTCGACGGCTTCATTGAGCGTGGCGCAACGCACCTTCTGCAGCCGATAAGGAGGAAAGTCCCGCAGCTGCAGCTGGCCATCGCTGGAAAAATGGAAGCAACGGGACGCGCGCAATTGCGTGACGCCCCGCATGATCGACTGTTCATCCATCACCTGCCCGAAAGCCAGCAGGTCCAGCATCGCCTGCGGGTTGATCTGCGCCTCATCACCCAGCAACTCCAGCATGACGCCCCGATCCGAGGTCACCGTCAACTGGCTCGAACGGTGACAATAAAGAATCGGAAACAGGCCCAGGCGATCCGTGCAGCCGGCGACTTCATTGCGTTCCCGGTCGACATAAATCCAGGACCGGCCCCAATAAGGCTTGAACAGACCGCGACGACAATTGCCTCGGATCTCCGCATCCTGATCGCAGTGCGCAGGATCGCCCCACGCCAGCAGATGAAAACCGGGACCGGAAAAGTGCGTCAACGCGCTGTGAGCATTGCGTTTGAACATGACGGATGCGTCACGCTCCAATGAAATGACGGGGCGCCCCTGCTGCAGGGGAATGCTGATGCTGCAAATGGTCATACTCGTTCCTCATGGTTTTGCTACGAGTCGTTTCAACATCTGCGCCAGTTAGTTAAATTCCCGCAAATATCTATCTACAGCAGTGATTTAACGACACTCTCATATCAATTCCACTTGGCGAAAACTCCGCTCCATTTGTAATTTGCAAATCAAAACGCCATAACCACCCCATCAGATTAAGACCCGTTTCGCCCTCGTCGCAGGCTAAGATTCTGATCCCTCGGGGATAATCCGCTTTGGCCCATAAACTGCGTAGGACCTCTCAAACAATCCGAGGAGGTCGACGATGAGCACATTATCCGGGGCGACATTAAGAGCCCGCATCAAACACAGCGACTCCATGGCGGCATGCGCGCTGCGCGCCGTCTATTTCGGAATTCGTCGCTTTCAGATTCCTTGCATTCCCGTTCTGCACAAGCCGCTGTATCTGGCTCATCGCAGCCTGAGCGGCATGCTGGAGAATCTGTCGCGCATTTTCTACTGGACGCCATTGTTTCAGTCGCGGCTGGAATCCCCCGCCCGCAACCTTTACCTGTACTCCGGCATGCCGCTGGTCACTGGGGCGTTGAGCGTGCAAATGGGCGCAGACTGTCGCGTCTCAGGGCTCTCAACCTTTTCGGGCAGAACCTCATCTCCCAATACGCCTCGCCTGATCGTCGGCGACAATGTGGACATCGGCTGGCAAACCACCATTGCCGTAGGTTCCGAAGTCATTCTGGGTGACAACGTGCGCATCGCCGGACGCGCCTTCCTGGCGGGCTATCCTGGCCATCCTCTGGACGCGGCGGCGCGCGCCGCCGGCAAGCCTGAAACGGACGATCAGGCCGGCCCGATCATATTGGAAGACAACGTCTGGCTCGCCACCGGGGTCAGCGTGATGGCGGGAGTCCGCATCGGCCGCAACACCATTGTGGCCGCTGGCAGCGTGGTCACCCGCGACCTTCCCGCCAACGTGCTGGCGGGGGGCGTTCCTGCGCTGGTGCTGAGGACTCTGACGGAGGAGGAATGAGCCATGATGAACGCCACGCAAAAGCAGCAACTGATCGTTTTCGGCGAAGACTGGGGCGCGCATCCCAGCAGCACCCAGCACCTTATCCGTCATCTTGGCGACGACTATGAGGTCATCTGGGTCAACTCCATTGGACTGCGCCGCCCGCGCCTGACGCGACATGATTTACTGCGTCTGTGTCGCAAGCTGATGACCCGCGTCGGCGCCAGCGCTCAACGTACAAGTCAACAGGGCGCGCAAGACGCCGCTCCTTGTCGTCTGATCAATCCGTTGGTGATTCCTCTGTTCGGATCGAGATGGGTAAGACAGCTCAACGCAGCATTACTCAAACGTCAGCTGACGCCCTATATCCGCAAAGACAGCGCTTTGATTCTGTGGTCCTCCCTGCCGTCAATGGCGGACCTGGTGGGACGCCTCGGCGAACGTGGCGTGGTCTATTACTGTGGCGACGACTTCCGCAGCCTGGCGGGAGTGGATCACGGCCCCATCGCGGCGATGGAATCTGAACTGGCGGGCAAGGCGGATAAAATCTTCGTCGCCAGTGAAACCCTGGGGAATCGCTTCGCCGCCGCCAAAACCGAGTGGCTGCCTCACGGCGTGGACTACCGCCTATTCAGCTCGCCGCAGCCTCGACCAGAGGATCTGCCGGCGGAAGGCCCGGTGGCGGGGTTTTATGGTTCGGTATCGGAATGGTTCGATGTCGAGCTGATGAGCCATTGCGCCCGCGCCCTGCCCCATTGGACGTTTGTGGTCATCGGCGCCGTCCAGACTGACGTGGGGCCGCTGCGCCGCCTCGACAATGTACGCCTGTTGGGACCACGTCCCCATCACGAGCTGCCCGCCTATGCGCAACACTGGCGCGCCTCCCTGCTGCCGTTTCGGCGCAATGGTCAAATCATGGCCTGCAACCCGCTCAAGCTGCGGGAGTATATGGCGGCGGGCGCCAGTATCGTCTCCACCCGTTTTCCAGCGGTGGAAAGCTACAGTGATCTGCTGCGCATCGCCGATTCCGCGGCGGATTTCGTCGATGCTTTAAAACAGATCGAGGCCTGCCCCTTCCACGCCAGCGCCAACCGACTGAGAAAAGCCGCAGCGCAGGAGTCCTGGTCGCAACGGGCGCAAACCGTCAAACATTGCCTGAAGCAATTTGCGCATAGCGCCGCACAACTCGACGCAAAATGCGAGCAGCCAAACAAGGCCGCGCATAGTTCATTGATTTAGCACACAAAAAAAATTGGAACGCTTTTTGGTTCTACTCATACAAGCCCGATTTTCAGGCACGCGAACTCACTAACGCAAACGGACATCGACATGAACAAATGGGTTAAAACTTTACCGATTATCGCAGTTCTATTGCAGACCGGTTGCGCCATACAAAGCGAGCGGGTGGACATAGAACGCGTCAACCAAACCCTGTTCGCAATGACGCAGCTCCCCGCTGAAGAAACTGCGCCAGCCTATCTGACGCTGACTATCGACGCCATTGACGCCCCCTTGCAGAGTCCGGACTGGAAACAACTGGAAGCGCGCGCCATGGCGTTCGTCAGCCGTTGCGCCACCTGTTTTGACAACGGATTGCTGCTGCAAGTGGCGGCCACCAACGCCGCGCAGCCGTTCCAGGCGCTCAATGAAAGCCTGCGTTGGGGCGGCAAACTGCGCGCTTTGTTAGCGATGCAGGGCCTGCCGGTGGATATCCGCTTCGACCCCAGCCTGCCCGCCTCCAGCGCGCGTCTGAGCGCCAAGGGGTAAGCTATGCGCGTTGGCGTCTTCCTGAATTTGCACTACATGGCCGCGGCGGCCTGGCGTCGCCGCTACGCTATCGTAGCGCCTTTACTGGCGGCGCCGTTTCTGGCTTTGCTTATCGGCGCCGTCACGCCGAAGAAATACCAGAGCTACACCACGCTGCTGATTCAGGAAACGTCAAAACTGAATCCGTTCCTGGCGGATTTCTCCGTATCCACCCAGCTCAAGGAGCGTATGGCGGCTCTGCAAGCGCTGCTGCATTCACGCCATATGCTGGGCGAAGTCGCCATGGAAATGGGTTTGGGCGATAAAGACAGCGGCCACATCGGCGACCCGGTGCTGAATCGGCTTTCACACTCCCTGAAGGTCGAGCTGATCGGCTCCGATATCATCAAAATCAGCCTGACGGATTCCTCGCCTCATGATATGGCGCGCACGCTGGAGGTCACCTCCAAACATTTTCTGAATGTGTTGCTCGCACCGGAGCGCTCCTCCATCGACGCCTCTGAAAATTTTCTGGAAGAGCAACTGTTGGCGCAACAGCAGGCGCTGCTGGCGGCGGAAAACACACTGGCGACGTTTAAATCCCAGTACAGCGGCAACCTGCCCGGGCAGATGCACTTCGATATCGAGCAGTTACGGGAAACGGAAAAGCAACTGCAGATCAAACAGGTCGAGCTGGCGGGCGCTGACGCCGCCATCGAGACTCTGAACACGCAGTTGCTCAAGGCCAATCCGCTATTGGCGTCCATTGAGGCGGATATCATTCGCGCCAGCGCCGAACTGAACCAACTGCAGGCCCGCTACACCGACAGGCACAGCCTGGTGGTGGCCGCCCGGCACAGTCTGCAGCGGCTGCGCCAAGAGCGCGACGCCCTGGTGGCGCAGACCCGACGCATGAGCCCGCAAAACATCGACGAACTCTGGCGTCTGGCGGCGGAATTCGCTGACGCGGATGAAGACCGCAGCGCCGCCGGCAGTCGAGTCAGCCCATTACTGGTGTCGCAACTGGAGTCCATTCAGCAGGCGCAGTCGCGCCAGCAACAGCTGACGCAAGAGACCGCCAGCCTGCAGCAGACTCTGGCGCGTCTGAAAACCAAGCTCGACAGCTTCGCCCAGGTCGAACAGCGCCTGCGGGAGTTAGAGCGGGATATTGCCACCAAACAGCATATCTACGACGACCTGCTGAAGCGCTATGAAATGGCCAAAGTCACTGGCGCTCTGGGGCGTTTCGAAGAGCACGACCGGGTCAAGATCATCGATCGTCCGTTCACGCCCCATGCGCCCATCAATCTGCCCCTGGTGGTCTATTTCATCAGCGGCGCCCTGGGCGGGTTGTTTCTCGGCGCAGCCATCGCCGTGATTCTGGAAATTATCGACACCAGCATTATCCGTCGCGATGTGGCGGAAAAAATTATCGGCGCGCCAGTCATCTCGCGCCTGCCGGACTTCAGGCAAGTCGCCATCGGATTCCAATCCGCCCGCGACCTGACGCCGGTTGAATCCTGATCGCAGTCCATTTAACGAGGTATACCCATGACATCGACATCTTCTCAGCGCAAAGTGGTCGTCCAGGTGGTGCAGCATTTGTCGCCGGGCGGCATCGAAAGTATTTGTCTGGAATTGCAGAGTTTCGCCGGCTCCAACGCCGACGTGCATCTAGTCAGCCTGGAAGGCCGGGAGTCGCAAATGGTCTCCCTGTGGCCGCGCCTGAGTCAGTATGCCGGCGTCATGCACTTCCTCGATAAACCCCCCGGCCTGCAACCGCGTCTACTGCTAAAGCTGGCGGCGCTGTTCAAAAGCCTTAAGGCGGATGTGGTTCATACCCATCATATCGGACCTCTGC is drawn from Hahella sp. KA22 and contains these coding sequences:
- a CDS encoding lipopolysaccharide biosynthesis protein; amino-acid sequence: MSSLFRQAVYYGLGLVLMKGVSFVMLPVITHYLSPHEYGRLDVLLTLMNLLGLVIGLGVVDAMYRFAGMASSEQQRRKVIGSAYFLSCLAGVVVFAALRPATSWLNQWLPASYSDQELSLCLAALALSGFISVPLAWMRMQDRAEWFFCFSVGKACLHAALVYVLLRRGMRLEAVLWGALASNAALALAALAVQSRHIAPSAAATLARPLLKYGLPLVGGGLCIFLTQGAERWLLAGLGGAEDLAVYGVAAQFALVVALAIEPYTLWWFPRRFTVLGRADGVALNAHYAAAGAMMALSVAIGAGCVGPWALRWLLPPEYDMAAQLLPWLALAMGLKQCSHLMNVGCYVETNTRLPTALNVLVAVVAVPAYALAAAHSGVFGVVYAAVLIYALRFAVFVCASQRRLRLNYPWRDLSIVLSAAVFTPALIQMDQFVAAACVGGVGLARAGATLLRKQRLVSASIESAPCKP
- a CDS encoding glycosyltransferase, with product MNAICRGAQDLPATAPLKSVGYVLPQFPVLTETFVGVEMRAMQRLGHQVTPISLSYPQQDGQPRDEALAAAALYVGDCSRRQGWLTWLKNLRGWGPSARFALGQDGIRARSLLLQAAQVAALAQHRGCRHLHAHFALHSAAVAIAAARLIGVSCSFVGHGFDIYVSPADLRLKLSCADFSVAVCGDMERLFRSLSGGGAEIINIPCGVELERLPYQHGLGVRGRLLFVGRLTEKKGLRHLLDALASMPSAERLSLDIVGEGLLSSALRAQVDSLGLQEQVSFLGGREAEWISAAMTRYHALAAPFCEAPNGDRDTGPLVLKEAMAVGLPVVTTQFMGAAEIVRPDCGFLAAPGDSQSLACAIQRLLDTSDQALQKMVLNARRRVVAEYSSVRQARLLSLAIQGL
- a CDS encoding asparagine synthase-related protein, which codes for MTICSISIPLQQGRPVISLERDASVMFKRNAHSALTHFSGPGFHLLAWGDPAHCDQDAEIRGNCRRGLFKPYWGRSWIYVDRERNEVAGCTDRLGLFPILYCHRSSQLTVTSDRGVMLELLGDEAQINPQAMLDLLAFGQVMDEQSIMRGVTQLRASRCFHFSSDGQLQLRDFPPYRLQKVRCATLNEAVDAFVGAVDKCFQSSPRVAVSLSGGLDSRLILAAALKLGHKPVAFSYGCPDSADMRIARDIAESHGLPFFAGDMRGSDRWTSMKRIALRGGCEVPVQHGHALADETLLDQTRGFTVITGTGAETFRAFYYDRGAPGYSLMAVDRLASRLLPYARRYIREEFGKLANPVIRAFPELGGRLEARFQMMLDRYHDCETDAADLMDNVYLAERVGRMVVSGQQLLDNDYERCHPFLHPNVLETLGALPVRLRLGSLFHRKAIAKLSPSLASVDWDKTGRPLRSGLRWRERYPGLAARLGRQPCWGKASSGVFDYTAWLDLDNVEPMRASLLQEGLSEGDFKRGVDALLTDASALHVRGLNMVLGYLNSGRRSAEGGL
- a CDS encoding DapH/DapD/GlmU-related protein — protein: MSTLSGATLRARIKHSDSMAACALRAVYFGIRRFQIPCIPVLHKPLYLAHRSLSGMLENLSRIFYWTPLFQSRLESPARNLYLYSGMPLVTGALSVQMGADCRVSGLSTFSGRTSSPNTPRLIVGDNVDIGWQTTIAVGSEVILGDNVRIAGRAFLAGYPGHPLDAAARAAGKPETDDQAGPIILEDNVWLATGVSVMAGVRIGRNTIVAAGSVVTRDLPANVLAGGVPALVLRTLTEEE
- a CDS encoding glycosyltransferase; protein product: MMNATQKQQLIVFGEDWGAHPSSTQHLIRHLGDDYEVIWVNSIGLRRPRLTRHDLLRLCRKLMTRVGASAQRTSQQGAQDAAPCRLINPLVIPLFGSRWVRQLNAALLKRQLTPYIRKDSALILWSSLPSMADLVGRLGERGVVYYCGDDFRSLAGVDHGPIAAMESELAGKADKIFVASETLGNRFAAAKTEWLPHGVDYRLFSSPQPRPEDLPAEGPVAGFYGSVSEWFDVELMSHCARALPHWTFVVIGAVQTDVGPLRRLDNVRLLGPRPHHELPAYAQHWRASLLPFRRNGQIMACNPLKLREYMAAGASIVSTRFPAVESYSDLLRIADSAADFVDALKQIEACPFHASANRLRKAAAQESWSQRAQTVKHCLKQFAHSAAQLDAKCEQPNKAAHSSLI
- a CDS encoding chain-length determining protein; its protein translation is MRVGVFLNLHYMAAAAWRRRYAIVAPLLAAPFLALLIGAVTPKKYQSYTTLLIQETSKLNPFLADFSVSTQLKERMAALQALLHSRHMLGEVAMEMGLGDKDSGHIGDPVLNRLSHSLKVELIGSDIIKISLTDSSPHDMARTLEVTSKHFLNVLLAPERSSIDASENFLEEQLLAQQQALLAAENTLATFKSQYSGNLPGQMHFDIEQLRETEKQLQIKQVELAGADAAIETLNTQLLKANPLLASIEADIIRASAELNQLQARYTDRHSLVVAARHSLQRLRQERDALVAQTRRMSPQNIDELWRLAAEFADADEDRSAAGSRVSPLLVSQLESIQQAQSRQQQLTQETASLQQTLARLKTKLDSFAQVEQRLRELERDIATKQHIYDDLLKRYEMAKVTGALGRFEEHDRVKIIDRPFTPHAPINLPLVVYFISGALGGLFLGAAIAVILEIIDTSIIRRDVAEKIIGAPVISRLPDFRQVAIGFQSARDLTPVES